From a single Verrucomicrobiota bacterium genomic region:
- a CDS encoding sigma-54-dependent Fis family transcriptional regulator: MLVVDDEEGLVKLFRKALQGDERSVLTAMNGRDALALFRAECPELVILDLKLPDRDGMAILREMMEVAPETSVIILTAHGNTTTTIEAMRLGAYDYITKPFDLLKVKIIVDKALEKQALKREIDSLRRQLTGAPPTERLMGQHPAMQQVYKMIGQVADTDAAVLIRGETGTGKELVARTIHESSRRRDNALVTVDCASFAETLLESELFGHERGAFTGAFKRKLGKFELAHRGTLFLDEIGNVSTGVQAKLLRFLQEKTIERVGGTETIEVDTRVIAATSLDIKEAVRKRRFREDLFYRLNVVPIQLPPLRERRADIPILAEHFLHLYSSTRRGEALHFAPAVLNCLLNCPWPGNVRQLQNAIERAVVMTQGSVITLDSLPPEVRGSNAEHEGAEPGIHRIEEGRNFEEAVEEFEQSVLRHALEQTHWNQTSAARLLGMSFRAMRYRVKKYGLRTSELDGNDESVAGDPETDTARQYE; the protein is encoded by the coding sequence ATCCTCGTTGTTGACGACGAAGAGGGTCTCGTCAAGCTCTTCCGCAAGGCCCTCCAGGGCGACGAGCGCTCCGTGCTGACCGCCATGAATGGGCGCGACGCGCTGGCCCTGTTCCGCGCCGAGTGTCCCGAACTGGTCATTCTCGACTTGAAACTGCCCGATCGCGACGGGATGGCCATCCTGCGCGAGATGATGGAGGTGGCGCCCGAGACCTCGGTCATCATCCTCACCGCGCACGGCAACACGACGACGACCATCGAGGCGATGCGGCTGGGCGCCTACGATTACATCACCAAGCCGTTCGACCTGCTCAAGGTCAAGATCATTGTCGACAAGGCACTCGAGAAGCAGGCGCTCAAGCGCGAGATCGACTCGCTGCGCCGCCAGCTCACCGGCGCGCCGCCGACCGAACGCCTCATGGGCCAGCACCCGGCCATGCAGCAGGTCTACAAGATGATCGGCCAGGTGGCCGACACCGACGCGGCGGTGCTCATTCGCGGCGAGACCGGCACGGGCAAGGAGCTTGTCGCACGCACGATCCACGAGAGCAGCCGCCGGCGCGACAACGCGCTCGTCACGGTCGATTGCGCGTCGTTCGCCGAAACCTTGCTCGAAAGCGAGCTGTTCGGCCACGAGCGCGGCGCATTCACCGGCGCGTTCAAGCGCAAGCTCGGCAAGTTCGAGCTCGCCCACCGCGGCACCTTGTTTCTCGACGAGATCGGCAACGTGAGCACGGGCGTGCAGGCCAAGCTCCTGCGCTTCCTCCAGGAGAAGACCATCGAGCGCGTCGGGGGCACCGAGACGATCGAGGTTGACACGCGCGTCATCGCGGCGACGAGCCTGGACATCAAGGAGGCCGTCAGGAAGCGGCGCTTCCGCGAGGACCTGTTCTACCGCCTCAACGTGGTGCCCATTCAACTGCCGCCGCTACGCGAGCGGCGCGCCGATATCCCGATCCTGGCCGAGCACTTCCTGCACCTCTACTCGAGCACGCGCCGCGGCGAGGCGCTTCACTTCGCGCCGGCCGTGCTCAACTGCCTGCTCAACTGCCCGTGGCCGGGCAACGTGCGCCAACTCCAGAACGCCATCGAGCGCGCCGTCGTCATGACACAGGGCTCGGTCATCACGCTCGACAGCCTCCCACCCGAGGTGCGCGGCTCGAACGCCGAGCATGAGGGCGCCGAGCCAGGGATCCATAGGATCGAGGAAGGCAGGAACTTCGAAGAGGCGGTCGAGGAATTCGAGCAAAGCGTGCTCCGCCACGCCCTCGAGCAAACCCACTGGAACCAGACGAGCGCAGCCCGCTTGCTTGGCATGTCGTTCCGCGCGATGCGCTACCGGGTCAAGAAGTACGGGCTGAGAACCTCCGAACTGGACGGCAACGACGAGTCCGTCGCCGGCGATCCGGAAACTGACACGGCGCGGCAGTACGAGTGA
- the lpxK gene encoding tetraacyldisaccharide 4'-kinase, which yields MSERVVSCLLDVVEGRRQGLSAGVLRGVLGGLSKLYRAAVVARAWLYKARVLRRHNLGCLVISVGNITLGGTGKTPVVEMLAAALRDAGRRVAVLSRGYKSRTTLWQRWFGRRIASQPKVVSDGTDVLLSASEAGDEPYMLARNLPGVVVIADPNRAKAGLYAIREFHVDALLLDDGFQHLRLARRYDFVTIDATNPFGNGRLLPRGTLREPPGSLRRASCFVLTKTEGRDVAALRRTLREINPNADVIETTHEPLHLQDVFKGTHRPLEALRGARVVALSAIANPRTFEEALSRLGAEVVQSRRFLDHHRFTALEVARIVDEARKQGASYVVTTEKDAVRLPPLGIDTTPIVFLRINVRIVRGATDFNDCVARLAHA from the coding sequence GTGAGCGAGCGAGTTGTGTCATGTCTCCTCGATGTGGTCGAGGGACGGCGTCAGGGTCTTTCCGCGGGTGTGCTGCGAGGCGTGCTTGGGGGGCTGTCGAAGCTGTACCGGGCGGCGGTGGTGGCGCGGGCGTGGCTGTACAAGGCGCGTGTGCTGCGGCGCCACAACTTGGGCTGCCTGGTGATCAGCGTGGGCAACATCACGCTGGGCGGCACGGGCAAGACGCCGGTGGTGGAGATGCTCGCCGCCGCGCTCCGCGACGCGGGGCGGCGCGTGGCTGTGCTGAGCCGCGGCTACAAGAGCCGCACGACGCTGTGGCAGCGCTGGTTCGGGCGCCGGATCGCCTCTCAGCCCAAAGTGGTTTCCGACGGCACAGACGTGTTGCTTTCCGCGTCCGAAGCGGGCGACGAGCCGTACATGCTCGCGCGCAACCTGCCGGGCGTCGTCGTGATCGCCGACCCGAACCGTGCCAAGGCAGGCCTCTACGCGATCCGCGAGTTCCACGTCGACGCGTTGTTGCTCGACGACGGGTTTCAGCATCTGCGGCTGGCGCGGCGGTACGACTTCGTTACAATCGACGCCACGAATCCGTTCGGCAACGGGCGGCTGTTGCCGCGTGGCACCTTGCGCGAGCCGCCGGGCAGTCTGCGCCGCGCCTCGTGTTTCGTGCTGACGAAGACGGAGGGCCGCGACGTGGCCGCCTTGCGCCGGACGCTGCGCGAGATCAACCCGAACGCCGACGTGATCGAGACCACGCACGAACCCCTCCATCTCCAGGACGTGTTCAAGGGCACGCATCGTCCGCTCGAGGCGTTGCGCGGCGCGCGCGTCGTGGCGTTGAGCGCCATCGCCAACCCGCGCACGTTCGAAGAGGCGCTCAGCCGGCTGGGCGCCGAGGTGGTCCAGTCGCGCCGGTTCCTCGATCACCACCGCTTCACGGCGCTCGAGGTCGCTCGCATCGTCGACGAGGCACGCAAGCAGGGCGCGTCCTACGTTGTGACCACGGAGAAGGATGCAGTGCGGCTGCCGCCACTCGGGATCGATACGACCCCGATCGTCTTCTTGCGGATCAATGTGCGCATCGTCCGCGGTGCGACCGACTTCAACGACTGCGTTGCCCGGCTCGCGCACGCCTAG